From a region of the Stenotrophomonas sp. BIO128-Bstrain genome:
- a CDS encoding winged helix-turn-helix domain-containing protein yields the protein MISNDSERPSADVIRIGDFIVTFSSREVMSEGMRRPRRLTPKALGVLRMLLRSPGAVVTRDELFAEVWPDTLPTNDVLTQAVTQLRKAFASDDDAAAPYIETIAKTGYRLLVAVSVVEDAAPALLIEPDLQQPAASVLTVAEVPAALPPVLTELDPIKRRRRRLRRYAVVAVGMAMLVALLVMAGMLMQRDPPASAVDAAVEDGTRVIGSPQRPYRLITATAGFETYPTLSPDGSQIAYEVDVPSRPGSVIKVQTSGNTPARLLVEPPKGMSDRFPSWSPDGREIAFARFGPAESCEVLIASATGGAVRHVTRCDGTELLSFDWTPDGRGLVFGSLSGRYAQRGIRTLDIASGRWQSLDYDLGRDNFEYAPRYSPDGRWIVFVRNPQIGDLWRMPAEGGTPEQLTDDSAEIRGWAWRSDSRHLVFGRRVDSESRLYELDTDTRVLRDVGLDDAQSPTVSRTGDMLAFVHRRPQFGLFRVPVTAGGLGAPERLFPSSGRDAQPMVSPDGQQIVFSSDRSGSYALWWADMQRPDSLRPIEGLRPEARQSSDWSHDGKRVLVLGRDEHANPGIYEVSPRDEQTVRLPVPVRQPLQALYGRDGQQLLVVERDRDERMRLSLFDRSVTPWRLLGSIEGVSQARYDIAGERVLFTRLSAGGLWQADAALSPGSIRQISEDRPTRWRYRTWTVSAQGSIDYLSNRADCATVFTRIAQPVADQEHCLDAERLSASNGFSAGPGGEALYLALAVADGTDIGVMSLPERVPSLFPGFVKSMIFKTKDPS from the coding sequence ATGATCAGCAACGACAGTGAGCGCCCCTCCGCCGATGTGATTCGAATCGGCGACTTCATCGTCACTTTCTCCTCGCGGGAAGTGATGAGCGAAGGCATGCGTCGCCCACGTCGGCTCACACCCAAGGCGCTGGGCGTGCTCAGGATGCTGCTGCGATCGCCGGGCGCGGTCGTGACCCGGGATGAACTGTTCGCGGAGGTCTGGCCGGATACCCTGCCGACCAACGACGTGCTGACCCAGGCGGTGACCCAGCTGCGCAAGGCGTTCGCCAGCGATGATGACGCGGCCGCGCCCTATATCGAAACCATCGCCAAGACCGGTTACCGGCTTCTGGTGGCCGTCAGCGTGGTCGAGGATGCGGCGCCTGCACTGCTGATCGAGCCTGACCTCCAGCAGCCGGCCGCAAGCGTGCTCACCGTGGCTGAAGTGCCTGCGGCATTGCCGCCGGTGCTGACCGAGCTGGACCCGATCAAACGCCGTCGGCGTCGCCTGCGTCGCTATGCGGTGGTGGCGGTCGGCATGGCGATGCTGGTGGCGCTGCTGGTGATGGCGGGAATGCTGATGCAGCGCGATCCGCCCGCCTCGGCGGTGGACGCGGCGGTGGAAGATGGCACGCGGGTGATCGGCAGCCCGCAGCGGCCTTACCGGCTGATCACCGCAACGGCAGGGTTCGAGACGTATCCCACATTGTCCCCGGATGGATCGCAGATCGCCTATGAGGTCGATGTGCCCAGCCGCCCGGGCAGCGTCATCAAAGTGCAGACCTCCGGCAATACGCCTGCACGCCTGTTGGTCGAGCCTCCCAAGGGAATGTCGGACCGGTTCCCGAGCTGGTCGCCCGACGGTCGTGAGATTGCGTTCGCCCGGTTCGGCCCTGCCGAGAGTTGCGAAGTGCTGATCGCCAGCGCGACCGGCGGCGCAGTGCGCCATGTCACCCGGTGCGACGGTACCGAACTGCTCAGCTTCGATTGGACGCCCGATGGGCGGGGTCTGGTGTTCGGCTCGCTGTCCGGCCGGTATGCGCAGCGCGGTATCCGCACCCTTGATATCGCCAGCGGACGATGGCAGTCGCTTGATTACGATCTCGGCCGTGACAACTTCGAATACGCGCCACGCTATTCGCCGGACGGTCGCTGGATCGTGTTCGTCCGCAATCCCCAGATCGGCGATCTGTGGCGGATGCCTGCCGAAGGAGGCACCCCGGAGCAGCTGACCGACGATTCGGCGGAGATCCGTGGCTGGGCCTGGCGCAGCGACAGCCGCCACCTCGTGTTCGGCCGCCGCGTCGACAGCGAATCGCGCCTGTATGAACTGGACACCGACACCCGCGTGCTGCGTGATGTCGGCCTAGACGATGCGCAGTCGCCGACCGTTTCGCGCACCGGCGACATGCTCGCCTTCGTGCACCGCCGCCCGCAGTTCGGCCTGTTCCGGGTTCCGGTGACGGCCGGGGGGCTGGGCGCACCGGAGCGCTTGTTCCCCTCCAGTGGACGCGATGCGCAGCCGATGGTGTCGCCGGATGGCCAGCAGATCGTGTTTTCGTCGGACCGTTCGGGCAGCTACGCGCTGTGGTGGGCCGACATGCAGCGGCCGGATTCGCTGCGTCCGATCGAAGGGCTGCGGCCTGAGGCGCGCCAGTCCTCCGACTGGTCGCACGACGGTAAACGCGTGCTGGTGCTGGGCCGCGATGAACATGCCAACCCCGGCATCTATGAGGTGTCTCCGCGCGATGAGCAGACCGTGCGCCTGCCCGTGCCGGTACGGCAGCCGCTGCAGGCGCTGTACGGCAGGGATGGGCAGCAGCTGCTGGTGGTGGAGCGCGACCGTGACGAACGCATGCGCTTGTCCCTGTTCGATCGCAGCGTGACGCCATGGCGCCTGCTCGGCAGCATCGAAGGGGTCTCGCAGGCACGCTATGACATCGCCGGCGAACGTGTGCTGTTCACCCGCCTCTCGGCCGGGGGCCTGTGGCAGGCCGATGCCGCCCTGTCGCCGGGCAGCATCCGCCAGATCAGTGAAGACCGGCCCACGCGCTGGCGCTATCGCACCTGGACCGTATCGGCGCAGGGAAGCATCGACTACCTGTCCAACCGTGCCGATTGCGCGACTGTATTCACGCGCATCGCACAGCCGGTCGCCGACCAGGAGCACTGCCTGGACGCAGAGCGGCTGAGTGCCAGCAATGGATTCAGCGCGGGCCCGGGCGGCGAAGCGCTGTACCTGGCGCTGGCCGTGGCCGACGGCACGGACATTGGCGTGATGTCGCTTCCCGAACGCGTCCCGTCGCTGTTCCCCGGCTTCGTCAAGTCCATGATTTTCAAGACGAAAGACCCTTCGTAA
- a CDS encoding helix-turn-helix transcriptional regulator has translation MRQLSLADRGQALSLDKVVDDGPLPTCLGVARLGSLQSPGTTFTVWIQLRGSAWVESKEGRFRLRQREWIAFEKESRPMVQAGRDGLCIGLSLAPDALRALGELTDCSLYAGRGSMSRSDARVALRLWRDVLASGHPTQALRPVLLHLAALQQGMATGVQRCPGRSRSRKRQVFGRMQRARLYLEGNSHRVVRIGELAELTNFSSWYLSKTFQSLYAESPQSLSARLRLERAADLLRDTDMMVGEVAAASGFDNCCSFARAFRARFGLSASRYREAGANLSPDSAKSSVVSRK, from the coding sequence ATGCGTCAGCTCTCCCTGGCCGATCGCGGTCAAGCGCTCTCTCTGGACAAGGTCGTCGACGACGGTCCCTTGCCAACCTGCCTTGGCGTGGCCCGCCTGGGCAGCCTGCAGAGCCCTGGCACGACCTTCACGGTCTGGATCCAGCTGCGCGGCAGCGCATGGGTGGAATCCAAAGAGGGGCGCTTCCGGCTGCGCCAGCGTGAGTGGATCGCCTTCGAAAAGGAATCCCGCCCGATGGTCCAGGCCGGTCGCGATGGCCTGTGCATCGGCCTGAGCCTGGCCCCGGACGCACTGCGCGCGCTGGGTGAGCTTACCGACTGCAGCCTCTACGCCGGCCGCGGCAGCATGAGCCGCAGCGATGCCCGTGTCGCCCTGCGCCTGTGGCGTGATGTGCTGGCCAGCGGCCACCCGACCCAGGCGCTGCGCCCGGTGCTGTTGCACCTGGCGGCCCTGCAGCAGGGCATGGCGACCGGAGTGCAGCGTTGCCCGGGCCGCTCCCGCAGCCGCAAGCGCCAGGTGTTTGGACGCATGCAGCGCGCGCGCCTGTATCTGGAGGGCAACAGCCACCGGGTGGTGCGCATCGGGGAGCTGGCCGAGCTGACCAACTTCTCCAGCTGGTACCTGTCCAAGACGTTCCAGAGCCTGTATGCCGAGAGTCCGCAATCGCTGTCCGCGCGCCTGCGCCTGGAGCGGGCCGCCGATCTGCTGCGCGATACGGACATGATGGTGGGCGAAGTGGCGGCCGCCAGCGGATTTGACAACTGCTGCAGCTTCGCACGGGCGTTTCGGGCCCGCTTCGGGTTGTCTGCGTCACGCTATCGTGAGGCCGGTGCGAATCTCTCGCCAGATTCGGCAAAGTCTTCGGTTGTCTCCCGCAAATAA
- a CDS encoding TonB-dependent receptor, which yields MNFRTPAVRLGLLPAGIALALTPAFASAQEASGTTDLDRIQVTGSRIRQASTETAQPVIALQRADIEKQGFTSVADIVQNLSATGSPAISRADALSSGEEVGGQYVDLRNLGPERTLVLLDGKRMGVSSGGYTDLASIPTSVVERIEVLTDGASAIYGSDAIAGVVNIITRKNFDGLEASVYKGQYGQGDGDKTTYNFVYGQTGDRGSITLGAEYSEEEPVLAKNRRYSASANGYRHPVPTDDDTNGWSAITEKGVLVTDDGNYVLNPGGASNNFGDYHELGNADLSNPSQQMYLSTGIKRRSVFSNGQFDFTDNIRGTASVLYTEREALQQIAGYPYRSAAYDTQMDANSVFNPLDTDVDFMRRTWEVPRQTKSELNTFRFSGGLEGSFEFADKYFDWDVGYVYNRNKGVKTGTGNLFIPNVKNAVGPSYLDANGIAQCGTAAAPIAGCTPWNPLLPYGSTADGSLSNPDLQKYLFLPTHDTSLTTSKVYSANLSGAIVTLPAGDLSFATGYEHREEDAEYNPDALLQSGLSTDLAGAPTAGGYKLDEFYLELNVPILADLPFAKELSVDMAGRYSDYNTFGDTVNSKFGLKWKPIDDLLVRGTYATGFRAPTVANLYGGTSQSFDKYTDPCDTFFGAAVRNPDVAARCGGAVPANFRQEASGGIDATGPGAQSNYPYLSGSNDGLLPETSKTWTVGLVYSPNFVQGLDVSLDWWKIRIDNVIAAESVTSILNQCYVLNNANACDRVTRDTDSGQVVDVTRTLINGGYQETAGYDLGIRYRLPELSFGNIVIDWKTTYVDYLEYKRDNEAETAVEQHTGWGTGDWGGNFRVRSNLNIDWSLGNFGVNWGMRYYSGLKEECAYDREGGPECNNPSYSSAYTLAIPVRNTGSNTFHDLQVRYNTPWDATISAGANNVFNHEGPVMYSQPNSSFSYYGGFDIGRFYYLKYTQRF from the coding sequence ATGAATTTTCGTACTCCCGCAGTGCGGCTGGGCCTTCTGCCCGCCGGCATTGCGCTTGCCCTGACGCCGGCCTTTGCTTCGGCTCAGGAAGCAAGCGGCACGACCGACCTGGACCGCATCCAGGTCACCGGTTCGCGTATCCGTCAGGCCAGCACTGAAACCGCGCAGCCGGTGATCGCGCTGCAGCGCGCCGACATCGAGAAGCAGGGCTTCACCAGCGTCGCCGACATCGTGCAGAACCTGTCGGCCACCGGCTCGCCGGCGATCAGCCGCGCCGATGCGCTGTCCTCGGGCGAAGAAGTCGGCGGCCAGTACGTCGACCTGCGCAACCTCGGCCCGGAGCGCACCCTGGTGCTGCTCGACGGCAAGCGCATGGGCGTCAGCTCCGGCGGCTACACCGACCTGGCCTCGATCCCGACCTCGGTCGTGGAGCGCATCGAAGTGCTGACCGACGGCGCCTCGGCGATCTACGGTTCCGACGCGATCGCCGGCGTGGTGAACATCATCACCCGCAAGAATTTCGACGGCCTGGAAGCCAGCGTCTACAAGGGCCAGTACGGCCAGGGCGACGGCGACAAGACCACCTACAACTTCGTCTACGGCCAGACCGGCGATCGCGGTTCGATCACCCTTGGCGCCGAGTACAGCGAAGAAGAGCCGGTTCTGGCCAAGAACCGTCGCTACAGCGCCTCTGCCAACGGCTATCGTCATCCGGTTCCGACCGACGACGACACCAACGGCTGGAGCGCGATCACCGAAAAGGGCGTGCTGGTTACCGATGATGGCAACTACGTCCTGAACCCGGGCGGCGCGTCGAACAACTTCGGCGACTACCACGAGCTGGGCAACGCCGATCTGTCCAACCCGTCGCAGCAGATGTACCTGTCGACCGGCATCAAGCGTCGTTCGGTCTTCTCCAACGGTCAGTTCGACTTCACCGACAACATCCGCGGTACCGCCAGCGTCCTGTACACCGAACGCGAAGCGCTGCAGCAGATCGCCGGCTACCCGTACCGTTCGGCCGCCTACGACACCCAGATGGACGCCAACAGCGTCTTCAACCCGCTCGATACCGACGTTGATTTCATGCGTCGTACGTGGGAAGTGCCGCGCCAGACCAAGTCCGAGCTCAACACCTTCCGCTTCAGCGGTGGTCTGGAAGGCTCGTTCGAGTTCGCCGACAAGTACTTCGACTGGGATGTGGGCTACGTCTACAACCGCAACAAGGGCGTCAAGACCGGCACCGGCAACCTGTTCATTCCGAACGTGAAGAATGCCGTGGGCCCGTCGTACCTGGATGCCAACGGTATCGCCCAGTGCGGTACCGCTGCTGCTCCGATCGCCGGCTGCACCCCGTGGAACCCGCTGCTGCCGTACGGCTCCACCGCCGACGGTTCGCTGTCCAACCCGGACCTGCAGAAGTACCTGTTCCTGCCGACCCACGATACCTCGCTGACCACCAGCAAGGTCTACAGCGCCAACCTGAGCGGCGCCATCGTGACCCTGCCGGCCGGTGACCTGTCCTTCGCGACCGGCTACGAGCACCGCGAAGAAGACGCCGAGTACAACCCGGATGCACTGCTGCAGTCGGGCCTGAGCACCGACCTGGCCGGTGCGCCGACCGCCGGTGGCTACAAGCTGGACGAGTTCTACCTGGAACTGAACGTGCCGATCCTCGCCGATCTGCCGTTCGCCAAGGAACTGTCGGTCGACATGGCCGGCCGTTACTCGGACTACAACACCTTCGGCGACACGGTGAACTCCAAGTTCGGCCTGAAGTGGAAGCCGATCGACGACCTGCTGGTCCGTGGCACCTATGCCACCGGCTTCCGTGCGCCGACCGTGGCCAACCTGTACGGTGGCACCTCGCAGAGCTTCGACAAGTACACCGACCCGTGCGACACCTTCTTCGGTGCTGCCGTGCGCAACCCCGACGTCGCTGCCCGTTGCGGCGGCGCCGTGCCGGCCAACTTCCGTCAGGAAGCGTCGGGTGGCATCGATGCCACCGGCCCGGGCGCACAGTCGAACTATCCGTACCTGTCCGGTTCCAATGACGGCCTGCTGCCGGAAACCTCCAAGACCTGGACCGTCGGCCTGGTGTACAGCCCGAACTTCGTGCAGGGCCTGGACGTCAGCCTGGACTGGTGGAAGATCCGCATCGACAACGTCATCGCGGCGGAGTCGGTCACCTCGATCCTCAACCAGTGCTACGTGCTGAACAACGCCAACGCCTGTGACCGTGTCACCCGTGACACCGATTCGGGCCAGGTCGTCGACGTGACCCGTACGCTGATCAACGGCGGCTACCAGGAAACCGCAGGTTACGACCTGGGTATCCGTTACCGTCTGCCGGAACTGTCCTTCGGCAACATCGTCATCGACTGGAAGACCACCTATGTGGACTACCTCGAGTACAAGCGCGACAACGAAGCTGAAACCGCCGTCGAGCAGCACACCGGCTGGGGCACGGGCGACTGGGGCGGCAACTTCCGCGTCCGTTCCAACCTGAACATCGATTGGAGCCTGGGCAACTTCGGCGTCAACTGGGGCATGCGTTACTACTCCGGTCTGAAGGAAGAGTGCGCCTACGATCGCGAAGGCGGTCCGGAGTGCAACAACCCGAGCTACTCCTCGGCCTACACGCTGGCGATCCCGGTGCGCAACACCGGCTCGAACACGTTCCATGACCTGCAGGTGCGTTACAACACCCCGTGGGATGCCACCATCTCGGCTGGCGCGAACAACGTGTTCAACCACGAAGGCCCGGTGATGTACAGCCAGCCGAACTCGAGCTTCTCCTACTACGGCGGCTTCGACATCGGTCGGTTCTACTACCTGAAGTACACCCAGCGCTTCTGA
- a CDS encoding HDOD domain-containing protein: MRILLVGDEASLSAELLEFIADLGEEWQPLTAADGQSAMGIVAGSPVDTVIVCPQLPDLNATTLLGQIRTLRPETIRIALVDAEHGNRPPPARLIGVAHRFLPMPLAPEVLLEALTSLEELRELLDSARLRSAIGRIEKLPSPPHLYLSLTQALEHDDDTNTADVAKLVAADPAIAAKVLQLSNSAFFNSGRIISDLRTAVTRLGLSTLRDLVLASEVFSAQPLSGAERNSLQQRALLASRLAAKLLPDSSAELGATAALLADIGLLLPGVRNERTPEDAADNRPGHAEAGAYLLGLWGLPMPIIEAVAFHLQPHRSTTRSFWVTGAVHVALALINGDPVDEEYLQRAGVLNKLPQWRDHANALMGLVASDA; this comes from the coding sequence GTGCGCATTCTGCTTGTTGGGGACGAAGCCAGCCTGTCGGCTGAGCTGTTGGAATTCATTGCCGATCTTGGGGAAGAGTGGCAACCGCTGACCGCCGCCGATGGCCAGAGCGCCATGGGCATCGTTGCCGGCTCGCCGGTGGATACGGTGATCGTGTGCCCGCAGTTGCCCGATCTCAACGCCACCACGCTGCTCGGCCAGATCCGCACGCTGCGCCCTGAGACCATCCGCATCGCACTGGTGGATGCCGAGCACGGCAACCGCCCGCCGCCGGCGCGCCTGATCGGTGTCGCCCACCGCTTCCTGCCGATGCCGCTGGCCCCGGAAGTGCTGCTCGAAGCGCTGACCAGCCTGGAAGAGCTGCGCGAACTGCTCGACAGCGCGCGCCTGCGCAGTGCCATCGGCCGGATCGAGAAGCTGCCCTCGCCACCGCACCTGTATCTGTCCCTCACCCAGGCGCTGGAACACGACGACGACACCAATACCGCCGACGTGGCCAAGCTGGTCGCGGCCGACCCGGCCATCGCGGCGAAGGTGCTGCAGTTGTCCAACTCGGCGTTCTTCAACAGCGGCCGGATCATTTCCGACCTGCGCACCGCCGTGACCCGACTGGGACTGTCGACCCTGCGCGACCTGGTGCTGGCCAGCGAAGTGTTCTCGGCCCAACCGCTGTCCGGTGCCGAGCGCAACTCGCTGCAGCAGCGCGCACTGCTGGCCTCGCGCCTGGCCGCCAAACTGCTGCCCGATTCCAGCGCCGAACTGGGCGCCACCGCGGCCCTGCTGGCCGACATCGGCCTGCTGCTGCCGGGCGTGCGCAACGAGCGCACGCCCGAAGACGCGGCCGACAATCGCCCCGGCCATGCCGAGGCGGGCGCCTACCTGCTGGGGCTGTGGGGCCTGCCGATGCCGATCATCGAAGCCGTGGCGTTCCACCTGCAGCCGCATCGCTCCACCACCCGCAGCTTCTGGGTGACCGGTGCGGTCCACGTGGCCCTGGCGCTGATCAACGGCGACCCGGTCGACGAGGAGTATCTGCAGCGGGCCGGCGTGCTCAACAAGCTCCCGCAGTGGCGCGATCACGCCAACGCACTGATGGGGCTGGTGGCCAGCGACGCCTGA
- the ppa gene encoding inorganic diphosphatase: MGLELVSPGKNPPEEINVIIEIPKDSEPVKYEVDKETGAIFVDRILSTPMRYPCNYGYVPSTLCGDGDPADVLVVLPLPLVPGSVVRCRPVGVLKMSDEAGSDEKILAVPISKVFSGYAHVEDIEQVSSHWLERIGHFFEHYKDLEKGKWVKLDGWGGAAEAKKILVEAHQRYLGNIA; the protein is encoded by the coding sequence ATGGGTCTGGAACTCGTTTCGCCGGGCAAGAACCCGCCGGAAGAAATCAACGTCATCATCGAGATCCCGAAGGATTCCGAGCCGGTGAAGTACGAAGTGGACAAGGAAACCGGCGCGATCTTCGTCGACCGCATCCTCTCCACCCCGATGCGCTACCCCTGCAACTACGGCTACGTGCCGAGCACCCTGTGCGGCGACGGCGATCCGGCCGACGTGCTGGTGGTGCTGCCGCTGCCGCTGGTCCCGGGCTCGGTGGTGCGTTGCCGTCCGGTCGGCGTGCTCAAGATGAGCGATGAGGCCGGCAGCGACGAAAAGATCCTGGCCGTGCCGATCTCCAAGGTCTTCAGTGGCTATGCCCACGTGGAAGACATCGAGCAGGTGTCCAGCCACTGGCTGGAGCGCATCGGCCACTTCTTCGAGCATTACAAGGACCTGGAAAAGGGCAAGTGGGTCAAGCTCGATGGCTGGGGCGGCGCCGCCGAAGCCAAGAAGATCCTGGTCGAAGCGCACCAGCGCTACCTCGGCAACATCGCCTGA